A segment of the Streptomyces pactum genome:
CGGTGCAACGCCGGAGGCCCCAGCAACCCCGTACGGCCCGTGAAGTACCAACCCGGCGGCAAGGGCGTGCAAGCCCGCAGCCGCCAGACGAGGAGCTGCTCCATGGAACATGCGGGAGCCGAGCACTATTCCGACTCCAACACGCCTTCGTGGCCGCCGGTCGCTGTCCCCGGCCAGCCAGTTGACGGCACGGCATCGCCTTCGCCGAAGGCACCTGCCAGCCCAGTTGAGGCGCCGACCGCGTCGCCCGACTCCGAGGGCGCGGAGCTCTTGGTCGGCCTGCGGGCGCAGATCAAGCGGTACGTGGCAATGCCGGGTGAGGAGGCTCTCACCGCGGTCACGCTGTGGATCGCGGCTACGCATTTGCAGCGGGCGTGGCAGCATGCGCCGCGTCTGGCGATCGTGGCTCCGGAGAAGCGGTGCGGCAAGTCACGGCTGCTGGACGTGGTGACCGAGACCGTCCGCAACCCGCTGATCACGGTCAACGCCAGCGCGGCGGCTATCTTCCGCTCGATCGACGACGAGGACCCGCCGGCTCTCCTGGTCGACGAGGCCGACACCCTCTTCAGCACCGTCAAGGCGGCGGAGAAGAACGAGGAGGTGCGCGGCCTGATCAACGCCGGCCACCAGCGCAACCGGCCCACGCTGCGGGTGACCGGGCCCGAGCACAAGCCCACCGCGTTCCCCACCTTCGCCATGGCGGCGCTCGCCGGGATCGGTGATCTGCCGGACACGGTGATGGACCGGTCGGTGGTCATCCGGATGCGGCGCCGCGCGGACGGCGAGGAGGTGGCGCACTTCCGCACCCACCGCGACACCCCTGCCCTGCACACGATCCGTGACCGGCTCACCGCCTGGCTCCAGCCGCTGTACGCCCAGGCGTTGGAGATGGAGCCGGCCATGCCGGTCGAGGACCGCGCGGCCGACACCTGGGAACCTCTGGTGGTCATCGCTGACCTCGCCGGGGGCGAGTGGCCCGCACTCGCCCGCACCGCCTGCCGCGTCATGACCGACTACGAGGCCGGGCAGGACGAGGAAGGCGGCCTGCGCACCCGCCTCCTGGTCGGCATCCGCCGGGCCTTCGCTGCCGAGAACGACCCGGCGGTCCTGGGCACGAAGCGCCTGCTGGAAGCCCTCAACGCGGACAAGGAGGCGCCGTGGGCCGAGTACGGCCCCAACGGGCTGACCCCGCGTGGCCTCCAACTGCTGCTGAAGCCCTACGGCATCAGCTCGGCCAACCGCCGCTTCCCCGACGGCACCCAGGCCAAGGGCTTCGCCCGCAACCAATTCCTCGACACTTGGGCGCGCTACTGCCCTGAACCGGCTCCGGCGGCCGAGCCCGCACAGCCGTCGGCCGAGCCCCTTCCCGGCTCCGCGGCCTGACCCGCGCCGACTCGTCGCACTCGTCCCCGCGCAGGTCAGCGCGGGGACGAGTGAACGGCCCGCAACGAGTCATCTCGACATCGCCAGCCCACTCGTACCTGCTCTGACCAGGCATGCGACGAGTGGTACGAGACACCACACCTCACGGCGGCCACACCTCGCCCTCCCCTGCCCCGAGGCCGCCGCCCCCAAGCCCACTTGGAGTACCCCGCTTGTCTGCCCGCATCACCGCCACCGCCGCGATTCGCGTCGGCATCGCCCTGCTCGCCATTTTCGCCTTCGCCCTGTCCTACGACGCCCTGCGCCAGATGGCCGTCGCCATCCACATCCGCGGGCTTCTCACCTATGTCTTTCCGCTTGTGATCGACGGGTTCATCGCCATCGGCGTGGGAGCCCTCGTGATGCTGCGCGCCGCCTCGACATGGTCCCGCGTGTACGTATGGACACTCGTCGGCGCCGCAACCGTGACGAGTATCTGGGCCAACGCCCTGCACGCCGTCCGCCTCAACCAGCAGACCCGCCAGGGCGATGGCCTCCGCCTCGACGACTTCACAGTCGGCGGCTTGTCCGCCATCGCTCCGCTCGCCTTGGCCGGCGCGGTCCATCTCTCCATCGTCGTCCACCGCCAGCCCACTGCTCGCGGCCCCGCCGATGTGGCGCGGGGTGCCGCCGACGTGGCGCCGGATACCGCCGAAGTGGCTGAGGGCCCGCAATCCTCCGTCGAACCGCAGGATCACGAGCCCAGCCATATCTCTCCCGAACGGCTCGCCCTCGCGCGCACCGCGCCACTGGGACGCAACGGGCGTGCTTCCCGCCGCCACATCGAAGCCACCTTCCGCAGCAGGGACTTGACCATCGGAAGGACGGAGGCGGACAAGCTCAAGGACATCCTGCAGGCCGAACTCGACGAAGCCGTTTCCCCGCAGCAGAGGGAGCCCGAAACGGCCTCCGCCAGCGCCGTCTGACCTCTTCGCTGGTGCCGATCGCCCCGCCGCCCTACCGGGCTCGCCCTGTATCCCCGTGCAGCCGAGCATGGGGGCACAGGGGCGGCGCACGGCGAAGCATCCGACCCCAAACAACCTTCGGAGACCGCCCCATGCACGACCCGTACCACGAACTCCCGATCTCCGAGCAGGAGATGGCCACCGGCCTGAACAGCGCAGCAAGGTATCCCGTTGGACCGTCCAAGGGCCGGTCCAACGGGGGTCCCTCCGCCCCAGGGGTGGCGGAGGGGCTCGGGCACCAGGAGGTGCCCGAGGAGGACAAGCTCGTCGAGACCCCCGCCGTTCCGTTGCCGCGAGCCACCGATGCTGCCGCGCTGCACCGCGTCGCCCGCCGCCGTCAGCACGAACCCGTCCAGCGCAAAGAGCGCGTCGACGTGCGCTACAGCGCCGAAGAGAAGACCGCGATCCTCGCCAAGGCGCGGTCCCTGAACATCGCCGGCGCCCACTACGTCGGCGCCGTCGTCATGGCCCACCTCCACGGCGACCTCGCGCTGTCCGGCCAGCGCACCCCACTGGACGACTACATCGACGAACTGACCGCCCTGCGCCGCGAGGTCGCCAGGATCGGCCACAACATCAATCAGATCGCCAAGAAGCTCCACTCCGGCGGCCATCCACACCCTGGGGACAGCGCCATGCTGGCCCAGGTTGAACCCGCCTTGGACGCAGTAGGCGCCACCGTCCGCCACATCGCGTCCGCCGCGAACCAGGCCGTCGCCAAGAAGCGCGCTCGATGATCGCGAAGATCAGCGGAGGCAAGGACACAGCCGGTCTGATCCGGTACCTGTTCGACACCAAGAAGGCTAAGGACCACACCGACCCCCACCTGGTCGCCTCATGGGACGGCTTCGCCCCCGACCCCGGCCGCACCGACGACTTCGACGCCACGAAGAGGCTCCTCGTGGCCGACCTCGACCTGCACGTCAAACAGGCCAGGCGTCTCGGCCGCACCCCCGAGAAGCACACGTGGCACTGCTCGATCCGAGCCGCCGAGAGCGACCGCCACCTCAGCGACGAGGAGTGGGCCGACATCGCCCGCCGCGTCGTCGCCGCCACCGGCATCGCACCCGACGGAGATCCGGACGGCTGCCGATGGGTCGCAGTCCGCCATGCCCCCGACCACATCCACATTGCCGCCACCAAGGTCCGCGCCGACCTGCGTACGGCCCGCCACTGGAACGACTACCTCACCGCCGATCGCGAACTCGCCGCCATCGAGAAGGAATACGACCTCTTCCAAGTCATCCGCGGTGACCGCACCGCCGCCGCACGCCCCACCCGCGCCGAACAGGAGAAGGCCCGCCGCGCCGGCCACGACACGACCGCCCGCGAACGCCTGCGCGCCACCGTCCGTACTGCTGTGGCCGCCGCCTCCACCATCGAGGAGTTCGTCAGCCTGCTCAGCCACCTCGACGGCGTGCTCGTCGAGGTCGTGCACTTCCCCTCAGGGGACGTACGCGGATACAAGGTCGCCGTCGCCGACGACGCCCAAGGTCCCATTTGGTACTCCGGCTCCAAACTCGCCCCGGACCTGTCTCTCCCCAAGATCCAAGAACGCCTGGCGGCCATGGGGCCGCAGCCCATTGACCAGTCGGGTAGGCGCAGGCCCAACCCCTGGTACCAGGCGACAGCCGCCGCCGAACGCATTGCCCACCACCTGGATCAACCTGACGACGGAGCCTCTCAGGCCCATCTGGCCGCTTTCGGTGAAGCCCTCGACGCCGTTGTCCTTGTCACGCCCCAAGCCGTGCGACCTCAACTCCGAGAAGCAGCAACCGCGTTCGAGCGCGCCACCCGCTCCCGCATCCACGCCGAACACCACCACGCCCGGGCCCTGCGCGGCGCCGTACGAGCAATGCTCCGCGAACCTGCGCCCAAAGACGGAGCCGTCCTGGCGATGTTCCTCGACGCCGCGGTCCTCGTCGTCATCGCCGCCGCTCGCTGGCACCAGCTCCACCATCACGATCAGCAAGTCGCTGCCGCGCGCGAGACGCTGCTCCATCTCCAAGCCGCCTACGGCCAGGCCGCAGCCGCCCCCTTGGCCGCTCTCGCGCAACGCCGACCGCCCCAGCAGACCGTGGATCGGCACGTTCGGCACCTGCGCCAGGCTGTGCCCAACCATGCCGAGCAGATCGTCGAAGACCCCGCCTTCGGCGCTCTCACCGCTGCCCTCGCCGAGGCCGAGGCAGTGGGCCACGATCCGCAGCAGCTCCTCCAACAGGCTGCCGATCAACGCGCCCTTGACGATGCCGACTCTCCCGCACGAGTCCTGACTTGGCGTATTCAACGCCTCGGCGCACGGCCAGCCCCCAGCGCACGAGCCCGTGCAGCGCAGGCTCGCAGCCGAGCACAGAGCCCCCACGCTCCGGTACACGTGGCAGCCACCCCCACAACCTTGCTGCCTCCGCGGACACGGCGGCGCTGACAACATCCCGCGAACAGCCTGGGCTTGACAGTGCTCTGTGACGCGAAACCAGTCGACGGCATGCCCCTGACATGTGGGGAGCGACAAGCTCAGCCCGGGGCGGACGTAGCACAGGTTCCCGCTGCGCCATAAATAGGCGAGGCGGTCAGCTGGATCGTGGGACCATGAATGGGGAGCAAGAACGACGAGGGGGCGGGGATGACGATCAAGCGTGGCCGAAAGGGTGAGCTGGGGCTCGAGGTGCTGCCGCTGGTTCATATGGCCTTGCCGGAGCCGGATGGGCAGACCCTCCTTCGGGATCGGCATCCAGAAACTATGGCTGCTATTGGGCATGCACTCCGAGCCTCGCTGGACAATATCTCTCGATTGCAGGGACAGCAGGCCCAGTACGCCTTCGAAGCCGTGGTTGTCGCCCTCGGCGGTGTTCGCTTGATCAAGACGGAAGACTCCGGCTCTTACTACTTCGATGACGCCGACGGTGAGCTCCGACCCCCCGATTTTCGGATTATTCTCCGCGACGGAACCGTGCTTCTTGTCGAGGTGAAGCTCGTGCCACCTGGCAAGGAGAAGAAAGTCAAAGTGCGAGCCAAGGACATGGAGGCGACGGAGGCATACGCCCGTGCCACCGGCGGGCGCTTGCTGTACGCGCACTATTGGAGTGGACCGAATCTATGGACGCTGGTTCCCCCATCCGCCTTCCAGCGAGACGTTGGGCAACAACGACTTACAGTGTCTGCCGCCATGATGGCGAACGAGATGGGCATCCTCGGTGACGCTTTTCTGGGCGGAAAGCCACCCTTGACCGTATCTGTATTGATGGATACAGGCATGGAAAAGTCGGTCGAAGCCGAGGATGAGAGCGATCAGCGACTCATGACAACGGCTGGGGTGGAGCTGTCGAGCGCCGGAAAGGTGATCAAGGATCCGGCGGAACTGAAACTGGCGTGGTTTCTGGCGTGGCACAGCGGTTGGATACCGACACAGAGGGCGCAGTTCGACAGTCTCGGCCGAGTCGCAAGGATCAACTACGACTTCGCTCCGGACGTCGACAAAGACCAAATGCGGGAGATTGCCAAACAGGGGTTTGCCTTCTTCGGAGCGCTCAGCACCCTCTACACGGCGCGGTTCCGGCGAGCTACAACCACAGATGGGGGCGATATCAGGGCACTGAGCGAGGAGCCTCGGCCTGCCCTCATGGCCCAACTGGTACCCGAGGATTATTGGGAGCAAGACCGAATTCTCGGGCTTTGGAAATTCAACCTCAAACCGCAGTAAAGAAATCTGTTAAACCACCGCCTGTTCTGCACGAGGGCACCCGGGTCCGTACGCTCATCACGCCCTCCCCGGAAGGATTTTACTTCCAGGACCGGAGGGCTGTTCGAGGCTTCCCCGGATCACGCTGTCGCTGGCTCGCAGAGCCGCCGCCAGTTCTCGTTGCAGCTCGTCCGGGAGTATCCCTGCGTCGAGGGCGCAGGTGCGCACCAGCGCGCGACAGTCCTGCACTTGCCGGGCCGTGGCGATCTCGGTGAACAGAGGGTGAGCCAAGTTCTCGCGGGCTGCGTAGCCGTCCTCGGCGTCCGTCGTCCTGCGGTGGAGGTCCTCGACGATGCGGTGCGCGGCGAGTGCCTCGGCGGACCCGATCGCGTCGAGGACGGTGAGTCCGAGGCGGATGTCGAACACGGTCATCCCGGGTTCGGCCTTCCGTCCGGAGTAGGCCGTCACCAGGGCGGCCAGGTGGCCGTCGATCGACTGCCCGGCGTCGCGGCGGCACAGAACGGTCAGGCACGCCGTGACGGCTTGTTCCCACGGGTCGCCGGGCATCGTGTCGGCGAGGAGACCAGCCGCCCCTGCCGTGTCGTTCGCAACGAGGGCGGCGAGTACGGCGACCTGCCGACCGTCGAGCATCCGCTGGCCGATGCCATGGTGGGCTTCGATGTGCACAAGCGCCTCGGCCCAGCGCCCCTCGGTGGTGAGGGTGCGCGTGCCGTCAGCGAGGAGGACGCGCCACAGCCACGCGCGAACTTCCTGACGGTCTTCGCTGGCCGCTGTGAGGTCCGCAGGGACGTTGACGCCCTCGAACCGGGCGGCTGTGCCCGTCTCGACGGCCTTGTACAGGTCGAGGAGTCGCTGGCGCCCCTCATCGGCGTGGCCGGCGCGGATCTGGAGGCGGGCGAGGTTGACGACCGGTTCCAGTCCTCGGATCGCGCTCATGCCGGGCAGGGGGCAGGCGTGGAGGTAGGCGGCGGCGTGCTGATGACACATCTCGCGGGCGAGGTCGGGGAGGGCAAGGTCGGAGGCGATGAGCGCGGCCTGGTTGTAGACGGCCGATGCGAGACCCTGGTCGGCCTTCTTCACCGCGGTGTCGGCCAGGTCGACGAGTGCGCGTACGCGTTCAGGCAGGGGCAGATAGGCGGGGCGGAATCGGGCGACGAGCGGGAAGCGCTGGGCTGTGAGGCCGTGCGGGTCCATGAATCCCCCGGGTCGAGAGTGAGGACTGCTGAGGCGGCGGTGCCCACCAGTCGTGTGCCGACGGGCACCGTCCGCTAGGGGTGGGGCGTCATCGCCAGTCGACGACGATGCGGTTCAGCGGGGTGTCGAGGGCGAAGCGACCGGGGCGCTGCTCGATCTCGGGGGCGTCAAGGGGCTGGATCTCGAACGTGGCCTCACGGTCGCGGTAGTCGCGATCCCAGGTGCGGATGGCGTCGGCGACCCTCGCGACCAGTTCGTCACTGCCGGGGCCGTGGCCGATGACGCCGAACTCCCAGAGCTTGTCGCCCTCGGGGGTCTTCTCCTTCGACAGGCGCCGGGCGAGGTAGGTGACGGCGCCCTTGTCGACGACTGCGGTCGACGAGGGGTAGGGGTCCTCGGTGAGCAGGGTGCCCTTGGCGCTCTGGGGGAACAGCATCCGGACAAGGCCGGAGGGGAGGGAGCAGGTGACAAACAGTTCCATCCACTCCGGTGACTCCATGGCGCGGACCGTCATGCCCGTCCACTCCTCGGTGCGCGGCTGGTCAAGCACGCCTGCGAGGGCATCTGCGTCGATGCTGAGCCCGGCGGGGGCCTGGAGTCGTACGGTGCCATCCGTGCTGAGCGGGATCACTCGGCGGTCGTCGTCGGCGATGCCCCGCCGAAGCGGCATGAAGGTGTTCATCTCACTGCCGAGGGACACCCACCGGCCGTCACGCTGCTCGTAGGCGATGGAGCGGGACACCGTGCCCTTGAGGCGTTGGGGCACGAGGAGTCGGCCGCCGGGGGCGAGCTGCTGCAGCCAGGCGTGCGGTACGCCGTGCGCGCCGACGGTGGCGATGATCCGGTCGTACGGCGCTGTTTCGGCGTAGCCGAGTGCCCCGTCGCGGGTCACGGCCTCGGCGTTGGTGACTCCGGCGGCGGCGAGATGCGTGCGGGCGCCTTCCACGAGGTCGTCGTCGACGTCGAGGGTGGTCACGTGTCCGTTCTCGCCGACCAGGTGGGCGAGGAGACCGGCGTTGTATCCGGTGCCGGCGCCGAGTTCGAGGATGCGTTCGCCGGGCTGGGCTTCGAGCTGGTCCAGCATGAGGGCGACGACGCCGGGCTGGGAGGCGCAGGAGATGGACGTGCCGTCGGTGTCGTACTTGATGTGCACCGGTGCGTTGGCGTAGGCGTCTTCGAGTGACGCCTCGGGCACGAACACGTGGCGGGGCACGGTCCGCAGCGCGGTCTCGACGGCGGACGTGCGGGCGTGTCCGTCCGCGCGGAGCTGGTCGACCAGGGCGTTGCGGAGGCGCTCGGCGTCCGCCGTGGGGGTGGTG
Coding sequences within it:
- the mobC gene encoding plasmid mobilization relaxosome protein MobC, producing MHDPYHELPISEQEMATGLNSAARYPVGPSKGRSNGGPSAPGVAEGLGHQEVPEEDKLVETPAVPLPRATDAAALHRVARRRQHEPVQRKERVDVRYSAEEKTAILAKARSLNIAGAHYVGAVVMAHLHGDLALSGQRTPLDDYIDELTALRREVARIGHNINQIAKKLHSGGHPHPGDSAMLAQVEPALDAVGATVRHIASAANQAVAKKRAR
- the fxlM gene encoding methyltransferase, FxLD system — encoded protein: MPPDRWQQHNITFGDRETARHTIAERLGPALIEAEADGQLTGWWFMNKQPWPLRYLADKPSPAIESLLSDLIDDGVAMSCLPCVYEPETDAFGGTEAMAAAHELFHSDSRHLLTYQPSPMHLGRRETAVLLASALMRGAGLDWFEQGDVWAKVAALRPATNPPPPERAAELAPPMRKLMTADAHNLCHPGSPLHAHKEWVTAFERTGATLADLAARGTLTRGLRAVIAHHVIFHANRAGLLRNDQSALSHIAREVVMGTSDHTASPTEATADIDSVSAVNTDTITTPTADAERLRNALVDQLRADGHARTSAVETALRTVPRHVFVPEASLEDAYANAPVHIKYDTDGTSISCASQPGVVALMLDQLEAQPGERILELGAGTGYNAGLLAHLVGENGHVTTLDVDDDLVEGARTHLAAAGVTNAEAVTRDGALGYAETAPYDRIIATVGAHGVPHAWLQQLAPGGRLLVPQRLKGTVSRSIAYEQRDGRWVSLGSEMNTFMPLRRGIADDDRRVIPLSTDGTVRLQAPAGLSIDADALAGVLDQPRTEEWTGMTVRAMESPEWMELFVTCSLPSGLVRMLFPQSAKGTLLTEDPYPSSTAVVDKGAVTYLARRLSKEKTPEGDKLWEFGVIGHGPGSDELVARVADAIRTWDRDYRDREATFEIQPLDAPEIEQRPGRFALDTPLNRIVVDWR
- a CDS encoding relaxase/mobilization nuclease domain-containing protein — protein: MIAKISGGKDTAGLIRYLFDTKKAKDHTDPHLVASWDGFAPDPGRTDDFDATKRLLVADLDLHVKQARRLGRTPEKHTWHCSIRAAESDRHLSDEEWADIARRVVAATGIAPDGDPDGCRWVAVRHAPDHIHIAATKVRADLRTARHWNDYLTADRELAAIEKEYDLFQVIRGDRTAAARPTRAEQEKARRAGHDTTARERLRATVRTAVAAASTIEEFVSLLSHLDGVLVEVVHFPSGDVRGYKVAVADDAQGPIWYSGSKLAPDLSLPKIQERLAAMGPQPIDQSGRRRPNPWYQATAAAERIAHHLDQPDDGASQAHLAAFGEALDAVVLVTPQAVRPQLREAATAFERATRSRIHAEHHHARALRGAVRAMLREPAPKDGAVLAMFLDAAVLVVIAAARWHQLHHHDQQVAAARETLLHLQAAYGQAAAAPLAALAQRRPPQQTVDRHVRHLRQAVPNHAEQIVEDPAFGALTAALAEAEAVGHDPQQLLQQAADQRALDDADSPARVLTWRIQRLGARPAPSARARAAQARSRAQSPHAPVHVAATPTTLLPPRTRRR
- a CDS encoding DUF3631 domain-containing protein, with the protein product MEHAGAEHYSDSNTPSWPPVAVPGQPVDGTASPSPKAPASPVEAPTASPDSEGAELLVGLRAQIKRYVAMPGEEALTAVTLWIAATHLQRAWQHAPRLAIVAPEKRCGKSRLLDVVTETVRNPLITVNASAAAIFRSIDDEDPPALLVDEADTLFSTVKAAEKNEEVRGLINAGHQRNRPTLRVTGPEHKPTAFPTFAMAALAGIGDLPDTVMDRSVVIRMRRRADGEEVAHFRTHRDTPALHTIRDRLTAWLQPLYAQALEMEPAMPVEDRAADTWEPLVVIADLAGGEWPALARTACRVMTDYEAGQDEEGGLRTRLLVGIRRAFAAENDPAVLGTKRLLEALNADKEAPWAEYGPNGLTPRGLQLLLKPYGISSANRRFPDGTQAKGFARNQFLDTWARYCPEPAPAAEPAQPSAEPLPGSAA
- a CDS encoding DUF2637 domain-containing protein, whose amino-acid sequence is MSARITATAAIRVGIALLAIFAFALSYDALRQMAVAIHIRGLLTYVFPLVIDGFIAIGVGALVMLRAASTWSRVYVWTLVGAATVTSIWANALHAVRLNQQTRQGDGLRLDDFTVGGLSAIAPLALAGAVHLSIVVHRQPTARGPADVARGAADVAPDTAEVAEGPQSSVEPQDHEPSHISPERLALARTAPLGRNGRASRRHIEATFRSRDLTIGRTEADKLKDILQAELDEAVSPQQREPETASASAV